Below is a window of Amphiprion ocellaris isolate individual 3 ecotype Okinawa chromosome 15, ASM2253959v1, whole genome shotgun sequence DNA.
TGTCATCCTGGGCATGTTCGGCACCGTGCAGTTTCGCTTCAGATACCTCATCTTTGTGAGTATATCCATCGCATCCCACTGTGGTCACAGTTCCTGTTTACTAATGGCTTTACTTAACCATGTGTGTAGTTACTTTCACACAAATACTGACCCCTGTTTCTGTTTGCCAGTATGCAGTTTGGCTGGTTCTCTGGGTGGGTTGGAACTCCTTCATCATCTGTTTCTACCTGGAGGTTGGAAACCTGTCTCAAGTAAGTTGTAGTATTTGTGCGACAAACAACAGTTTTGCTCTTCTTTAGTACTGAAACAATAAGTCAATTCATAGATTTGTCAGTCATTTAACAATCAATTAAACTTCCAAATGACTTCTGCACCTTTATGGTTTGTCTTGAACCAAAGCTGTGTTTATTTGCAACTCCTCATCACAGCCTGCATATATTAGACTTAGATTTTTTATAACAGGCTGGTGCCAGGTTATTGTAAGAGTGAACGCTTTGTGGCATtacttcttgttttattttagcatattttagAGACCTAAATATGTATGTCTTTTCTGTAATCTGATCCCCAAAATTTACCCAGCAGGTCCTTATTTAAGGACTGCTGGTATccaatattcagatttttctgattatcagtattttgtttgtttttttgaccaATTCATGATGAATGAATTCAGAAATGTGCTATTTTGGGTCTAATGCATCCTCCACTGTCACTGGAGGAGGCAGTCCTTATGTGACTGGTTGCATGTCGTGGGTAACAACTGATCAATACTGAGTGATAACTCTTAAACATGCCCAAAGCACAACTGAacaaagacattttgaaaaaagtttTGTGGTAAAGTTGattgcttttcattttcactgcagatgTGTATTAGTTCCAAATATTGTTTACCTTGATTACTAATGATCTGTATCAATATCaaccctggaaaaaaaaaataaacacattggTCAACTCCTAATACTAAGTGTTCTCTGGTTACAGTTTTTCCAATCTGAGGACTGATTCCACTTTGGTGTCCAGGGATTGTCACTATGTTCTGAAATGTTGTAATAGGCTGGAGGTGCACTTAATGAGAATAATCATTATTCGTACATTCAtgaatatgtatgtgtgtgtcggtgtgttaTCAGGACAGAGACTTTCTCATGACTTTCAACACATCCCTTCATCGTTCGTGGTGGATGGAGCACGGTCCTGGTTGCCTGGTAACGCCAGTGCTGGACTCCCACATGGCCCCTGATGACCACCATGTCATCACCGTATCTGGGTGTCTGCTTGACTACCAGTACATCGAGGTGTTGAGTTCAGCCATTCAGGTCCTTTTGGCTGTACGTATCTTAACACTCAAGTAACTTTCTGTTgcattgatttttgattttgcACACCAGCACAGTACTGAAATTTTACAAACGCTGTATAAGACACATTATTGTGCTGACCCTCCACATTGctctaaaacattttctgtgaaATTTCGGACAGATACTCTTAAGTCAGCAGTGACTCAGCTTATACAACAACAATCATCTTATATCTGACCATCTCTTCTCCCCGACAGCTCTTTGGCTTCGTATATGCCTGCTACGTAAGCAAAGTCTTCCAGGACGACGAGGACAGCTGTGAGTGCTTTCGTCTTCTCCCTAAAAGCTTGTTGATCGTCTTCTAACGCCTTGTTTAGCTGATTAGGTTTACTTGTCATGCTGCCGAAAGTGCTTTTGTATTAGAGATCCGTGGCTCTGACTGTCAGTGATGCTATCGCCTCGTTTCCTCCTGCATGAGTCATGCCTAGCGTTATCTCTGCAGAGGATTCCCTCTGGGTGATCTGAGCTCTCCATCTGCGGGGAGTATTAGAGACGAAATTCCCGCCATGAGattgtccgtctgtctgctgGCTAGTACTTGTCTGTCGACTTGGGTGTGccatctgtgtgtctgaatgattTTTCCCACCTGTGTTTTACTTGCAGTCAATAGAAGAAATTAGGTTCTGTAACAAGAAGCTTGATGTATAAGGAGGCCATGCTGTGTCTGTGATGTCTTAAAAACAGGCTGTCATAATCACATGCATGTGTTAAAGTAACAATACCATGACTTGTTATTACTAGTTGTTTAGGATGCATTTATGTTATAGTCTAAccaatattgattttttaaggccttaaatttgtaattttgatCAACATATGTACAAAGTGAGACAttatacagtgcaaaaaaaaataattgttagcGCATTTCAATGGAAAAACTTGCTTTTCTTGCTCCTTATCAGCTGACATACAGTATATACCACATACCAGTATCTGTGCAATGAGCTAGTGACAGCCAATGCTTTGACTTAGTTTTCTTAATCTGTCTTGCACGACTTTATTGCAAAACATGTGTAACGTGTTGTAAATTTAGCAAATCCTGGGGATATTTTCACTGTGCTCATATTTCATCttaaaatataatgtaataattCAACATCTCAGGAAAATATCTTGCCTCTGGAGAAAACAGTGTAACAATGTAGACAATCTGGGACCGTTTTCTATATCAACTGGCTTCTTGTACATTTGTTCCCTGAATCGATTGAAAAAGATTAGAACAATGCATCAGTGATACGGAGGCAATGACAGAGATGATGTATCGGGGGGATAGATTGGAAATGCATCTCTGCAGATACTGATGTCACAGTAGGTTTGCGGTATTATGAAGGTACACTGAATATATTAGATGATACAATCTGATGCCTTCAGGTATTAAAATACAATCTGATTTCGAAAGACAACACTTGGAATGATGTCATCtctgttctttctctctctctgaagtTGACTTCATCGGTGGGTTCGACTCTTATGGCTACCAGCCTCCTCAGAAGTCCTCTCATCTGCAACTGCAGCCTCTTTACACGTGagttataaataaaacatcctccaaattaattcaattttaatgtctttatttttgatctgtttgtctttcaaaGGGCACTCCAACAATTTGGTACTGCAATTTTATAAAGTCGGGCGACTCAAAagagacagatttttaaaaaataattttaaatttcaaagtAGCAGAGGTCAAAATTTCCTGACTAGCTGCTGTATGGCAAACACTGGACCCTATATtgcataaaatacaacttaacaGCATCTTTGTCTTGTCTTTAAAACTCCAAATCTCCCATTTTAtaacagtttttctgtttaaaaagtttttctgtttgtaacTAATGATCATTTTCAGTGCAGATAAATGTGTTGATTGTATTCTTCATTAATTGgt
It encodes the following:
- the nkain1 gene encoding sodium/potassium-transporting ATPase subunit beta-1-interacting protein 1, yielding MGKCDGRCTLLVICSLQLVAALQRQVFDFLGYQWAPILANFLHIMAVILGMFGTVQFRFRYLIFYAVWLVLWVGWNSFIICFYLEVGNLSQDRDFLMTFNTSLHRSWWMEHGPGCLVTPVLDSHMAPDDHHVITVSGCLLDYQYIEVLSSAIQVLLALFGFVYACYVSKVFQDDEDSFDFIGGFDSYGYQPPQKSSHLQLQPLYTAG